A part of Miscanthus floridulus cultivar M001 chromosome 6, ASM1932011v1, whole genome shotgun sequence genomic DNA contains:
- the LOC136458576 gene encoding zinc finger BED domain-containing protein RICESLEEPER 2-like isoform X2: protein MADEDGLLPVGLAPEGENDDDTRADAAALFGIDLGDGSAAPIDVDADGGEGATATANSNGSAPSVAGTGNTSKRKSPVWADFEEIYEVINGSRICTKAVCKMCKSTLSARSAAGTGHLKRHQKSCRIKTDQRARVQSRLSYNPDGSLYNWDYKPEVARSELCRLIAKLDLPLGIGETDAWEEYIVRAHNPRFVKVSRQTTTRDLGKLFNERCNIIKNCVLSGASSVGLTSDIWSGNAKEDYISVVAHYVSTDWELQKKVIGLRLIEVKHTGENIAEKVACVIEEFGLLDKVFSVTLDNASSNAKAMETLTPMFAGYLGSEPAPTPLDPNKVKYHLVHQRCACHIINLIVKSGLKRFKPYTEDFRTAINFLNSSNQRIALFKNFCIAKGVRPRKFGLDMDVRWNATYLMLKHLLPYKDVFSVFINSNYGSTLLTASHWYIADKILEFLEVFYDSTVTLFGVYYPTSPLILHHLLDIITHLHESSNDQNLFSIVYPMKLKYLKYWKDIPLLYSFAFILDPRARSQRRAAHPANITGKRKQAWGRIFGGPGASGVVGPSPASAPSPSLSTSAAACELSAYLDSDNVTAYEDDFDLLLWWRDHKLTYPVLSIMARDIMSVPVSTVSSESCFSLTGRILEERRRRLLPEHVEMLACIKDWELGERRLQHDVDNQELVDSFEHLYLDEDASTSGSGAPSASTSASVASGGS from the exons ATGGCCGACGAGGATGGCCTCCTGCCGGTTGGCCTGGCCCCAGAGGGCGAGAACGACGACGACACTCGAGCCGACGCTGCTGCGTTGTTCGGTATCGATCTTGGGGACGGCTCTGCTGCTCCGATCGATGTGGACGCGGACGGTGGCGAAGGGGCGACGGCGACTGCGAACTCCAACGGCTCTGCTCCTTCAGTTGCTGGAACAGGTAACACTAGTAAGCGCAAATCGCCTGTGTGGGCTGATTTTGAGGAGATCTATGAGGTTATTAATGGTTCTAGAATTTGCACCAAGGCTGTTTGTAAGATGTGCAAATCTACCTTGTCTGCTAGATCTGCTGCTGGCACTGGTCACTTAAAAAGGCACCAAAAATCATGTAGGATTAAAACTGATCAACGTGCTAGGGTTCAATCTAGGCTTTCATACAATCCTGATGGTTCTCTTTATAATTGGGATTATAAACCTGAAGTTGCTAGATCTGAATTATGTCGTTTGATTGCTAAGCTTGATCTGCCTTTAGGAATTGGTGAGACTGATGCTTGGGAAGAATACATTGTTAGAGCTCATAATCCTAGGTTTGTTAAGGTctctagacagaccaccactagagatcttggcaAACTTTTTAATGAACGATGTAATATAATTAAGAACTGTGTGTTGTCTGGTGCTTCTTCTGTTGGTCTGacatcagacatttggtctggtaatgcaaaGGAAGACTATAtcagtgttgttgctcactatgtgtCTACTGACTGGGAGTTGCAGAAAAAGGTAATTGGTCTCCGCTTGATTGAGGTAAAACATACTGGTGAGAATATTGCAGAAAAAGTTGCTTGTGTGATTGAAGAATTTGGTTTGCTTGACAAAGTGTTCTCTGTTACTCTTGACAATGCTTCTTCcaatgctaaggctatggaaacattgacacctatgtttgctggttatCTGGGTTCTGAACCTGCACCTACACCTTTAGATCCTAATAAGGTTAAGTATCATCTtgtgcatcaacgttgtgcttgcCATATTATTAATCTGATAGTAAAATCTGGCTTAAAAAGGTTCAAACCTTACACTGAGGATTTCAGAACTGCTATTAACTTTTTGAATTCATCTAATCAAAGGATTGCTTTGTTCAAGAACTTTTGCAttgctaagggtgttagacctagaaaatttggtttggatatggatgttagatggaatgctacatatcttatgcttaaacaccTGCTTCCATATAAGGATGTTTTTTCTGTCTTCATTAATTCCAACTATGGCTCAACGTTGTTAACTGCAAGTCACTGGTATATTGCTGATAAAATACTTGAATTCCTGGAAGTTTTTTATGACTCCACAGTCACTCTTTttggtgtttactatccaactagtccacttattCTGCACCATCTGCTAGATATTATAACTCATTTGCATGAAAGTTCAAATGACCAGAATCTGTTTTCTATTgtctatcctatgaagcttaaataccTAAAATACTGGAAGGACATACCTCTACTgtattcatttgcattcattcttgatcctagag ctaggtctcaaaggagGGCTGCACATCCTGCAAACATCACAGGTAAGAGGAAGCAGGCATGGGGAAGAATTTTTGGAGGCCCTGGAGCATCTGGTGTTGTTGGACCTTCCCCTGCCTCTGCTCCCAGTCCTTCTTTATCTACTTCTGCTGCTGCTTGTGAGCTATCTGCTTAtctggacagtgacaatgtcactgcatatgaggatgactttgatctacttctctggtggcgtgaccataAGCTAACATATCCAGTGCTTTCTATCATGGCTAGAGACATTATGTCAGTTCCAGTTTCAACAGTGTCTTCAGAATCTTGTTTCAGCTTGACAGGAAGAATACTTGAGGAGCGGCGCCGTCGACTATTGCCTGAACATGTGGAGATGCTTGCTTGCATAAAAGATTGGGAGTTGGGTGAAAGAAGACTGCAGCATGatgttgacaaccaagaactgGTAGACTCCTTCGAGCAtctctatcttgatgaagatgcatctacttCTGGTTCTGGGGCTCCTTCTGCTAGCACATCTGCATCTGTGGCTTCTGGTGGTTCTTGA
- the LOC136458576 gene encoding zinc finger BED domain-containing protein RICESLEEPER 2-like isoform X1 — translation MADEDGLLPVGLAPEGENDDDTRADAAALFGIDLGDGSAAPIDVDADGGEGATATANSNGSAPSVAGTGNTSKRKSPVWADFEEIYEVINGSRICTKAVCKMCKSTLSARSAAGTGHLKRHQKSCRIKTDQRARVQSRLSYNPDGSLYNWDYKPEVARSELCRLIAKLDLPLGIGETDAWEEYIVRAHNPRFVKVSRQTTTRDLGKLFNERCNIIKNCVLSGASSVGLTSDIWSGNAKEDYISVVAHYVSTDWELQKKVIGLRLIEVKHTGENIAEKVACVIEEFGLLDKVFSVTLDNASSNAKAMETLTPMFAGYLGSEPAPTPLDPNKVKYHLVHQRCACHIINLIVKSGLKRFKPYTEDFRTAINFLNSSNQRIALFKNFCIAKGVRPRKFGLDMDVRWNATYLMLKHLLPYKDVFSVFINSNYGSTLLTASHWYIADKILEFLEVFYDSTVTLFGVYYPTSPLILHHLLDIITHLHESSNDQNLFSIVYPMKLKYLKYWKDIPLLYSFAFILDPRGKLRGLFNVLTIMQQKTGFDYSSYYGIVKIEIFKLFNKYEEKFGAARSQRRAAHPANITGKRKQAWGRIFGGPGASGVVGPSPASAPSPSLSTSAAACELSAYLDSDNVTAYEDDFDLLLWWRDHKLTYPVLSIMARDIMSVPVSTVSSESCFSLTGRILEERRRRLLPEHVEMLACIKDWELGERRLQHDVDNQELVDSFEHLYLDEDASTSGSGAPSASTSASVASGGS, via the coding sequence ATGGCCGACGAGGATGGCCTCCTGCCGGTTGGCCTGGCCCCAGAGGGCGAGAACGACGACGACACTCGAGCCGACGCTGCTGCGTTGTTCGGTATCGATCTTGGGGACGGCTCTGCTGCTCCGATCGATGTGGACGCGGACGGTGGCGAAGGGGCGACGGCGACTGCGAACTCCAACGGCTCTGCTCCTTCAGTTGCTGGAACAGGTAACACTAGTAAGCGCAAATCGCCTGTGTGGGCTGATTTTGAGGAGATCTATGAGGTTATTAATGGTTCTAGAATTTGCACCAAGGCTGTTTGTAAGATGTGCAAATCTACCTTGTCTGCTAGATCTGCTGCTGGCACTGGTCACTTAAAAAGGCACCAAAAATCATGTAGGATTAAAACTGATCAACGTGCTAGGGTTCAATCTAGGCTTTCATACAATCCTGATGGTTCTCTTTATAATTGGGATTATAAACCTGAAGTTGCTAGATCTGAATTATGTCGTTTGATTGCTAAGCTTGATCTGCCTTTAGGAATTGGTGAGACTGATGCTTGGGAAGAATACATTGTTAGAGCTCATAATCCTAGGTTTGTTAAGGTctctagacagaccaccactagagatcttggcaAACTTTTTAATGAACGATGTAATATAATTAAGAACTGTGTGTTGTCTGGTGCTTCTTCTGTTGGTCTGacatcagacatttggtctggtaatgcaaaGGAAGACTATAtcagtgttgttgctcactatgtgtCTACTGACTGGGAGTTGCAGAAAAAGGTAATTGGTCTCCGCTTGATTGAGGTAAAACATACTGGTGAGAATATTGCAGAAAAAGTTGCTTGTGTGATTGAAGAATTTGGTTTGCTTGACAAAGTGTTCTCTGTTACTCTTGACAATGCTTCTTCcaatgctaaggctatggaaacattgacacctatgtttgctggttatCTGGGTTCTGAACCTGCACCTACACCTTTAGATCCTAATAAGGTTAAGTATCATCTtgtgcatcaacgttgtgcttgcCATATTATTAATCTGATAGTAAAATCTGGCTTAAAAAGGTTCAAACCTTACACTGAGGATTTCAGAACTGCTATTAACTTTTTGAATTCATCTAATCAAAGGATTGCTTTGTTCAAGAACTTTTGCAttgctaagggtgttagacctagaaaatttggtttggatatggatgttagatggaatgctacatatcttatgcttaaacaccTGCTTCCATATAAGGATGTTTTTTCTGTCTTCATTAATTCCAACTATGGCTCAACGTTGTTAACTGCAAGTCACTGGTATATTGCTGATAAAATACTTGAATTCCTGGAAGTTTTTTATGACTCCACAGTCACTCTTTttggtgtttactatccaactagtccacttattCTGCACCATCTGCTAGATATTATAACTCATTTGCATGAAAGTTCAAATGACCAGAATCTGTTTTCTATTgtctatcctatgaagcttaaataccTAAAATACTGGAAGGACATACCTCTACTgtattcatttgcattcattcttgatcctagaggtaAATTGAGAGGTTTATTTAATGTTCTTACCATAATGCAACAAAAAACTGGTTTTGACTACAGTTCTTATTATGGTATTGTGAAAATTGAAATTTTCAAGTTGTTTAACAAGTATGAAgaaaagtttggtgcagctaggtctcaaaggagGGCTGCACATCCTGCAAACATCACAGGTAAGAGGAAGCAGGCATGGGGAAGAATTTTTGGAGGCCCTGGAGCATCTGGTGTTGTTGGACCTTCCCCTGCCTCTGCTCCCAGTCCTTCTTTATCTACTTCTGCTGCTGCTTGTGAGCTATCTGCTTAtctggacagtgacaatgtcactgcatatgaggatgactttgatctacttctctggtggcgtgaccataAGCTAACATATCCAGTGCTTTCTATCATGGCTAGAGACATTATGTCAGTTCCAGTTTCAACAGTGTCTTCAGAATCTTGTTTCAGCTTGACAGGAAGAATACTTGAGGAGCGGCGCCGTCGACTATTGCCTGAACATGTGGAGATGCTTGCTTGCATAAAAGATTGGGAGTTGGGTGAAAGAAGACTGCAGCATGatgttgacaaccaagaactgGTAGACTCCTTCGAGCAtctctatcttgatgaagatgcatctacttCTGGTTCTGGGGCTCCTTCTGCTAGCACATCTGCATCTGTGGCTTCTGGTGGTTCTTGA